Proteins encoded within one genomic window of Bacteroidales bacterium:
- the rlmD gene encoding 23S rRNA (uracil(1939)-C(5))-methyltransferase RlmD: MNERNEIIEGLEILDIADEGKAVARHNDMVVFVSGAVPGDIADVKITKRKRNFLEGKIEKLIKSSDNRTQPFCKHFGICGGCKWQHLSYEAQLNFKQKHVVDCIQRIAGINPDGIMHPILKCNEQKYYRNKLEFTFSDRRFLTDEDDFDAPKELNGLGFHVPGRFDKVLDINECFLQRHPSNAIRNEIRIFALKNNYEFFGLRKQNGFLRNIIIRTTQSELMLIIVFHHEDNEKRIALLDHISSAFPGITSLMYVINPKRNDIITDLEIMLYKGNPFITEHMEDLVFKVSPVSFFQTNSNQAYELYKMVREYAGLTGNETVYDLYTGTGTIANFIAGKSKKVIGIEYVQSAVEDAKENSKINGISNTDFFAGDMVKVLNDDFIKLHGAPDVVITDPPRMGMHKDVVMQLLKILPQRIVYVSCNPSTQARDIEILKEKYDLVKFCPVDMFPHTQHVENVTLLEKIKS; the protein is encoded by the coding sequence ATGAATGAAAGAAATGAAATAATAGAAGGACTGGAAATACTTGATATTGCAGATGAAGGAAAGGCGGTAGCACGGCATAATGATATGGTTGTGTTTGTCAGTGGAGCGGTTCCGGGTGATATTGCCGATGTTAAAATTACAAAACGTAAAAGAAATTTCCTTGAAGGAAAAATTGAAAAGCTGATAAAGTCATCTGATAATAGAACTCAACCTTTTTGTAAGCATTTTGGCATTTGTGGTGGCTGTAAGTGGCAGCATCTTTCTTATGAAGCTCAGCTGAATTTCAAACAAAAGCATGTAGTGGATTGCATTCAGCGAATTGCAGGAATTAATCCCGATGGGATAATGCACCCGATATTAAAATGCAATGAACAGAAATATTATCGTAACAAACTGGAATTTACTTTTTCGGACAGGCGTTTTCTTACCGATGAAGATGATTTCGATGCACCGAAAGAGTTGAATGGTCTTGGTTTTCACGTACCCGGACGTTTTGATAAAGTACTCGACATTAATGAATGTTTCTTACAGCGACATCCAAGTAATGCGATCAGAAATGAAATAAGAATTTTTGCTTTGAAAAATAATTATGAGTTTTTCGGTTTACGGAAACAAAATGGATTTCTTAGAAATATTATTATTCGTACAACACAGAGTGAACTGATGCTGATCATCGTATTCCATCATGAAGATAATGAAAAACGCATTGCATTGCTCGATCATATTTCATCAGCTTTTCCAGGGATAACTTCTTTAATGTATGTTATCAATCCAAAACGAAATGATATTATTACCGATTTGGAAATTATGTTATATAAAGGAAATCCTTTTATAACAGAGCATATGGAAGATTTGGTTTTTAAAGTCAGCCCGGTTTCTTTTTTTCAAACGAATTCAAACCAGGCTTATGAACTTTATAAAATGGTTCGTGAATATGCCGGTCTTACAGGTAATGAAACGGTTTATGATTTATATACCGGAACAGGAACAATCGCAAATTTCATTGCCGGAAAATCAAAAAAAGTTATTGGGATTGAGTATGTGCAATCGGCTGTAGAAGATGCGAAAGAAAATTCAAAGATCAACGGAATATCAAATACAGATTTTTTTGCCGGCGATATGGTGAAAGTTTTGAATGATGATTTTATAAAATTGCATGGAGCGCCTGATGTTGTGATTACTGATCCTCCAAGGATGGGTATGCATAAAGATGTTGTAATGCAATTACTGAAAATTTTGCCTCAGCGAATTGTTTATGTGAGCTGCAACCCATCAACACAAGCAAGGGATATTGAAATATTAAAAGAGAAGTATGATCTGGTGAAATTCTGTCCTGTCGATATGTTCCCGCATACTCAGCACGTGGAGAATGTTACGCTTCTTGAAAAAATAAAGTCTTAA
- a CDS encoding tetratricopeptide repeat protein encodes MIRYFNFFVSLFALCIFYSNACTQTSAQLADSGYSKIMEGNFSDAIILLNKSIVKDEGNAKAWYYTGLAKANEGNFNQAIVYFNEAIRLDSTNYDALYNRGATYFHNKNYDQAIIDYSDLIQKSPTYYLAYIGRGNIFAMLKKTSEAIFDYTMAIKANPESQKAYLYRGSVYYNIGKIEEACSDWNLAADKGSPDAEPYIKKYCTPYFDSQISQYASLIKSNSNDTNAYLLRAYAYSGNKDYKNAISDLDVVIAMKPNDTISYYNRGVMYSYLFEYEKALHDLNKAIELYPKYTEAFYNRAEIFFKQGNFNSAIEDYTFVINSIGGYYQTYQKRGNAYLKTGNKIKACEDFASSLKYNDPGTQNLIDKNCK; translated from the coding sequence ATGATCCGTTATTTTAACTTCTTTGTTTCACTTTTTGCACTTTGTATATTTTATTCAAATGCCTGCACACAGACCTCAGCACAATTGGCTGACAGCGGGTATTCAAAAATTATGGAAGGGAATTTTTCCGATGCCATTATTCTTTTAAATAAATCTATAGTAAAAGATGAAGGCAATGCTAAAGCCTGGTATTATACAGGATTAGCAAAGGCAAACGAAGGAAACTTTAACCAGGCGATTGTTTATTTCAATGAAGCCATACGCCTTGATTCAACAAATTATGATGCACTGTATAATCGTGGCGCTACATATTTTCATAATAAAAATTACGATCAGGCCATTATTGATTACTCCGATTTAATTCAAAAATCTCCGACATATTACCTGGCATACATTGGCAGAGGAAATATTTTTGCCATGCTAAAAAAAACCAGCGAAGCCATTTTTGATTATACCATGGCGATTAAAGCTAACCCCGAATCACAGAAAGCATATTTATACAGGGGCTCGGTTTACTACAACATAGGTAAAATAGAAGAAGCCTGTTCCGACTGGAACCTGGCAGCGGATAAAGGAAGCCCCGATGCAGAACCTTACATTAAAAAATATTGTACTCCTTATTTTGATTCACAAATAAGTCAATACGCTTCCCTGATAAAATCAAATTCCAATGATACCAATGCTTACCTTCTGAGAGCATACGCTTATTCAGGAAATAAAGATTATAAAAATGCAATAAGCGATCTTGATGTTGTAATTGCGATGAAACCTAATGATACTATTTCATATTATAACCGCGGAGTAATGTACTCTTACCTTTTTGAATATGAAAAAGCATTACATGATTTAAATAAAGCCATCGAACTCTACCCGAAATATACAGAAGCTTTTTATAACCGCGCTGAAATATTTTTCAAACAGGGAAATTTTAATTCAGCGATAGAAGATTACACTTTCGTAATCAACAGCATTGGCGGGTATTACCAGACATATCAAAAAAGAGGGAACGCGTATCTTAAAACAGGAAATAAAATAAAAGCCTGTGAAGATTTTGCAAGCTCATTAAAATATAATGATCCCGGCACACAAAACCTTATTGACAAAAATTGTAAATAA
- the feoB gene encoding ferrous iron transport protein B translates to MNRVDMILNHKLTGVVIFIIVIWLVFQATFGLGYYPMIWLTDFFYFLEDIFLKILPEGAIRSLLVNGILKGVGGVIVFLPNIVILFSLLSIMEESGYMARVTIVMDSLMRPFGLNGKSFISLVMGFGCNVPAIMTAEKIENKNSRLITILINPLMSCSSRFTVYVLLISAFFPKHPGTILFFIYLLSVILAIIISLILKKHFFRKTNESFETILTKLKIPSVKRILKYMWFNAKLFLKKITGAILIASVIIWLLSYFPNNADNKNIEKSYIGMIGKFIEPAIYPLGFDWRMGISLISGVAAKETIVGTLSELYQQQHHSGDDKRNLISSIKSQKYLSGKREDQNVFNPLVALSFMFFVSIYTPCIATIATIRKVTGSRKWTYFVIGYTTILAWVVSFLIYNVGSFFFG, encoded by the coding sequence ATGAATCGTGTTGATATGATTTTAAATCATAAGCTTACTGGTGTTGTCATATTTATTATTGTTATATGGCTGGTATTTCAGGCAACCTTTGGCTTGGGCTATTACCCGATGATTTGGCTTACCGACTTTTTCTATTTTCTTGAAGATATATTTCTGAAAATTTTACCTGAAGGTGCAATACGTAGCCTTTTGGTGAATGGAATTTTAAAAGGTGTAGGAGGAGTAATCGTATTTTTACCCAATATAGTTATCCTTTTTTCGCTGCTTTCAATAATGGAAGAATCGGGATATATGGCAAGAGTAACGATAGTGATGGATAGCCTTATGCGTCCTTTCGGGTTGAACGGTAAATCTTTTATTTCTCTTGTGATGGGGTTTGGTTGTAACGTTCCGGCAATTATGACAGCTGAAAAAATCGAGAATAAAAATTCACGTTTGATAACCATTCTGATAAATCCATTGATGTCGTGCAGCTCACGGTTTACAGTATATGTGTTATTGATTTCTGCATTTTTCCCGAAACACCCGGGAACCATATTATTTTTTATTTATTTATTGTCGGTCATACTGGCAATAATTATTTCATTAATTCTTAAAAAACATTTTTTCAGAAAAACAAATGAATCATTTGAAACCATATTAACGAAATTAAAAATCCCATCTGTTAAAAGAATATTAAAATATATGTGGTTCAATGCTAAGTTATTTTTGAAAAAAATTACAGGAGCCATTCTTATTGCATCAGTAATTATATGGCTACTGAGTTATTTTCCGAATAATGCGGATAATAAAAATATTGAGAAATCATATATTGGTATGATTGGGAAATTTATTGAGCCTGCAATTTATCCATTAGGTTTTGACTGGCGTATGGGAATTAGTTTAATTTCAGGAGTAGCGGCAAAAGAAACCATAGTGGGAACATTGAGCGAATTGTATCAACAGCAACATCATAGTGGCGATGATAAACGAAACTTGATCAGTAGTATTAAATCACAAAAATATTTATCAGGAAAACGCGAAGACCAAAATGTTTTTAATCCTCTGGTTGCATTGTCGTTTATGTTTTTTGTTTCAATTTATACACCTTGTATTGCAACTATAGCCACCATTCGTAAAGTTACCGGAAGCCGTAAATGGACATATTTTGTAATAGGTTACACAACTATACTTGCATGGGTAGTATCATTTTTGATTTATAATGTTGGAAGTTTTTTCTTCGGATGA
- a CDS encoding shikimate kinase, producing MKIFLIGFMGSGKTTIGKSLARKLQYEFIDIDYYIEERKGKNIQEIFAEEGESKFRKFEQKILKEIIKKDNAVISCGGGTPCYNKNMELINKSGLSVYIKYPIGKLKSRLLPNMRKRPLLNNIGSPDDLESFIILKLKERENYYQKSKLILDNPKGTKDVIALITDFMNKNEK from the coding sequence ATGAAAATTTTTCTTATAGGTTTCATGGGTAGTGGAAAAACCACTATCGGAAAATCATTAGCCAGAAAACTTCAATATGAATTTATTGATATTGATTATTATATTGAAGAAAGAAAAGGGAAAAACATACAGGAAATTTTCGCCGAAGAAGGAGAATCCAAATTCAGAAAATTTGAACAAAAGATTTTAAAAGAAATAATTAAAAAGGATAATGCTGTAATTTCATGTGGCGGAGGAACTCCATGTTACAACAAAAACATGGAGTTGATTAACAAAAGCGGACTTTCGGTTTATATAAAATATCCGATAGGAAAATTAAAAAGCCGGCTATTGCCTAATATGAGGAAAAGGCCTTTACTCAATAATATTGGATCACCTGATGATCTGGAATCATTTATTATTTTAAAACTTAAAGAGCGCGAAAACTATTATCAAAAATCAAAATTAATTCTTGATAATCCTAAAGGAACAAAAGATGTTATTGCGCTGATAACTGATTTTATGAATAAGAATGAGAAATAG
- a CDS encoding C40 family peptidase has protein sequence MKSKKHLFILFIAIIPLFAVSLNVPKSLRSGNDEYFDSTAIKGYHFFLSKGIHFDSTSNIKLYNEVYTWFGVPYRYGGRSKAGTDCSGFATQIYKIVYNKIISGSANDIYQKLKHIKKSELKEGDLVFFKINRYRISHVGIYLSNNKFIHATSWGKSVTISDLKEAYYSRYYFSAGRIEEKTE, from the coding sequence ATGAAATCAAAAAAACATTTATTTATTTTATTCATTGCAATTATTCCATTATTTGCGGTAAGCCTGAATGTACCGAAATCATTGAGGTCAGGTAACGATGAATATTTCGATTCCACAGCAATAAAAGGATATCATTTTTTTTTATCAAAAGGAATTCATTTTGATTCCACTAGTAATATAAAATTATACAACGAGGTTTATACCTGGTTTGGTGTTCCATACAGGTATGGCGGACGAAGTAAAGCCGGAACGGATTGTTCAGGATTTGCAACACAGATTTATAAGATTGTATATAATAAAATTATTAGCGGCAGCGCGAATGATATTTATCAAAAACTTAAACATATTAAAAAATCAGAGCTTAAAGAAGGCGATCTTGTTTTCTTTAAAATAAACCGTTACAGGATTTCACATGTAGGTATTTACCTTTCAAATAATAAATTCATCCATGCTACCTCATGGGGAAAATCAGTAACCATAAGCGATTTGAAAGAAGCATATTATTCCCGTTATTATTTTTCGGCAGGAAGAATAGAAGAAAAAACCGAATAG
- the rocD gene encoding ornithine--oxo-acid transaminase has translation MEAVKDTMLSERALRYIEMEDKFGAHNYHPLPVVLARAEGVYFWDVDGKKYYDFLSAYSAVNQGHCHPRIIDALVEQAERMTLTSRAFYNDCLGEYEKYVTEYFGYEKVLPMNTGAEGVETAIKLARKWGYVKKGIPENQAKIICCEGNFHGRTVLAVSLSNDPESYGGFGPFVPNIVKIPYNNADALAEAVKDPNVAGFIVEPIQGEAGVYVPDDGYLAKCFEICKAANVLFIADEVQTGIARTGKMLASDYENIKPNIVILGKAIGGGVLPVSAVLADDEIMLCIKPGEHGSTFGGNPMACKVAIASLKVVKDEELADRAFELGNIFRDELRKIESPMIQMVRGKGLLNAMIIKPTNGIEAWDVCLKMRDNGLLAKPTHGDIIRFAPPLVISEGQLMEAVEIIKESILSFTA, from the coding sequence ATGGAAGCAGTAAAAGACACAATGTTATCAGAAAGAGCATTGCGCTACATTGAAATGGAAGACAAATTCGGCGCACATAATTATCACCCGCTACCTGTTGTATTAGCAAGAGCTGAAGGCGTTTATTTCTGGGATGTTGATGGAAAAAAATATTACGATTTCCTTTCAGCATACTCAGCAGTTAACCAGGGTCACTGCCATCCCCGTATAATTGATGCATTAGTAGAACAAGCAGAAAGAATGACGCTGACATCACGCGCATTTTACAACGACTGTCTTGGTGAATATGAAAAATATGTAACCGAATATTTCGGTTATGAAAAAGTACTTCCAATGAATACCGGAGCTGAAGGCGTTGAAACAGCCATCAAACTTGCCAGAAAATGGGGATATGTAAAAAAAGGCATCCCTGAAAACCAGGCAAAAATTATTTGCTGTGAAGGAAACTTCCATGGAAGAACAGTACTTGCTGTTTCATTATCAAACGATCCTGAATCGTATGGCGGTTTTGGTCCATTTGTTCCTAATATCGTTAAAATACCTTATAACAATGCTGATGCTTTAGCAGAAGCAGTTAAAGACCCTAATGTTGCAGGATTTATTGTTGAACCTATACAGGGTGAAGCCGGTGTTTATGTTCCCGATGACGGTTACCTTGCAAAATGTTTTGAAATATGTAAAGCAGCAAATGTTTTATTTATTGCCGATGAAGTACAAACAGGTATTGCACGTACAGGTAAAATGCTTGCCAGCGATTATGAAAATATCAAACCTAATATTGTAATCCTTGGTAAAGCAATTGGTGGCGGGGTATTGCCAGTTTCTGCTGTTCTTGCCGATGATGAAATCATGCTTTGTATAAAACCGGGTGAACACGGCTCTACATTTGGAGGAAATCCAATGGCTTGTAAAGTTGCAATAGCATCATTGAAAGTTGTAAAAGATGAAGAACTTGCTGACAGGGCATTTGAACTAGGAAATATCTTCCGTGATGAATTAAGAAAAATCGAATCACCCATGATACAGATGGTAAGGGGCAAAGGATTGCTGAATGCCATGATCATTAAACCTACAAACGGAATTGAAGCATGGGATGTATGTTTGAAAATGAGAGATAATGGTTTATTGGCAAAACCAACTCACGGTGATATCATTCGTTTTGCACCTCCTTTAGTAATAAGCGAAGGACAATTAATGGAAGCTGTTGAAATCATTAAAGAATCGATTTTAAGTTTTACAGCTTAA
- a CDS encoding carboxypeptidase-like regulatory domain-containing protein translates to MHAQDTITKDEKLVQFSGVVITNDSLEPVSYANIIISGTHSGTIADRDGFFSFVAKEKDVIEFNALGYKTVYFKIPDNLVSKRYTCIQMMNADTLFLSETVIYPWPNIEQFKKAFVTAQIPNDDEQRAMKNLALAEMKERMENMPMDGSMNYRNFVNQQVYKNYYNGQYMPNNLLNPFAWAQFIKAWKEGKFKRKDK, encoded by the coding sequence ATGCATGCACAGGACACAATAACAAAAGACGAAAAATTAGTTCAGTTTTCGGGAGTGGTAATTACTAACGACAGCCTTGAGCCTGTATCTTATGCGAACATCATCATTAGCGGAACACATAGCGGAACAATTGCCGATCGTGATGGATTCTTTTCGTTCGTGGCAAAAGAAAAAGATGTAATTGAATTCAATGCCCTGGGATATAAAACAGTATATTTTAAAATCCCCGATAACCTGGTTTCGAAACGCTATACCTGCATACAAATGATGAATGCAGATACTTTATTCCTTTCCGAAACAGTAATATATCCATGGCCCAACATTGAGCAGTTTAAAAAAGCATTTGTTACAGCTCAAATCCCTAATGATGATGAACAGCGTGCAATGAAAAACCTGGCTCTTGCTGAAATGAAAGAGCGAATGGAAAATATGCCTATGGATGGTTCAATGAATTATAGGAATTTTGTCAACCAGCAGGTTTATAAAAATTATTATAACGGTCAGTATATGCCGAATAACCTGCTGAATCCCTTTGCCTGGGCGCAGTTCATAAAAGCATGGAAGGAAGGAAAATTTAAAAGAAAAGATAAATAG
- a CDS encoding carboxypeptidase-like regulatory domain-containing protein, producing the protein MILKKLSILLFLLISGIALNAQNTALVYGKVLDEKNNPLSQVTVSVYGEADKTLTDMSGYYELKVPANRNIIIYYTYVGCVSDTLPLFLHVNEKKEYNTSLVQSTTVFKTIDIIDNKNVSNTLINIDPSNAVVIPTYGGGIEAILKTLPGVASNNELSSQYSVRGGNFDENLVYVNDIEIYRPFLVRSGQQEGLSFINSDMVSDIQFSAGGFEAKYGDKMSSVLDIQYKKPKEFAGSVSGSLLGYSANIEGLSKNARWSYLLGVRQKSNSYILKSLDTKGDYKPSFTDVQTYVNFMVNEKLDFDFLGNYARNLYNVIPQTRETNFGTLNNAMRLMVYFDGQEVDRFITYFGAVSANYKPRKDIKLKFISSAFRTSERETFDIQGQYRLNELEVNMGEDDFGDSTANLGIGTFMNHARNYLDASVFNLEHKGSKIGEKLIQYWGLKFQQEEINDKISEWEMLDSAGYSIPYSQDSVGYTNPDIQPYSSLEMRNVVKSVNDILSRRYSGYYEQKWFLDSDSSSYSLTAGLRGNYWDFNEQFILSPRAAFSYKPNWEHDVIFRFSTGYYSQPPFYRELRDMEGEVHKEVKAQTSIHFVLSGTLNFLAWNRPFKYTSEMYYKILDNLIPYTVDNVRIRYLPEYTAHGFATGIDMKVNGEFVKGVESWASLSVMKTMEDIKGDYYYEYYNKSGELIISGQTNDQAVADSARIEPGYIPRPTDQRVTFGLFFQDYLPKNPTYKMHLSLLFGSSLPFGPPSVEKYKDTLRIPAYRRVDIGFSKQLKGEGKILKPNNPFRFFKSIWLTLEVFNLLQVNNTISYIWIRAVDEKQYPVPNYLTPRQLNLRLVAQF; encoded by the coding sequence GTGATTTTGAAAAAACTTAGCATACTACTTTTTTTATTGATTTCAGGAATAGCGCTAAATGCACAGAATACAGCATTGGTATATGGAAAGGTGCTTGATGAAAAAAATAATCCGCTTTCGCAGGTTACGGTTTCTGTATACGGAGAAGCAGATAAAACACTGACCGATATGTCCGGTTATTACGAACTGAAAGTTCCTGCTAACAGAAATATTATTATTTACTATACTTATGTAGGATGTGTATCGGATACATTGCCGTTATTTCTGCATGTAAATGAAAAAAAAGAATATAATACTTCATTAGTTCAGTCTACCACTGTTTTTAAAACAATCGATATAATAGATAATAAAAATGTATCCAATACTCTTATAAATATTGACCCGAGTAATGCTGTGGTTATTCCAACATATGGCGGGGGAATTGAAGCCATATTAAAAACACTTCCGGGTGTTGCGTCCAACAACGAGCTGAGTTCCCAGTATTCCGTGAGAGGCGGGAATTTTGATGAGAATCTTGTTTATGTAAATGACATTGAAATTTATCGTCCGTTTCTTGTGCGTTCAGGTCAGCAGGAAGGATTGAGCTTTATCAATTCCGATATGGTTTCGGATATCCAGTTTTCTGCCGGAGGCTTTGAAGCAAAGTATGGCGATAAAATGTCGTCGGTTCTTGACATTCAATATAAAAAACCAAAAGAATTTGCCGGTTCTGTTTCAGGCAGCTTGCTTGGCTATTCTGCAAATATTGAAGGTTTGTCAAAGAATGCAAGATGGTCATATTTGCTTGGCGTGCGACAAAAATCAAATTCATATATTTTGAAAAGCCTTGATACCAAAGGTGATTATAAACCTTCATTTACTGATGTACAAACGTATGTGAATTTTATGGTGAATGAAAAACTGGATTTTGATTTTCTCGGGAACTATGCAAGAAATTTATACAACGTAATTCCGCAGACACGTGAAACCAATTTTGGAACATTAAATAATGCTATGCGATTGATGGTTTATTTCGATGGACAGGAAGTTGACCGGTTTATCACCTATTTCGGAGCAGTGTCAGCTAATTACAAACCACGTAAAGATATTAAGTTGAAATTTATTTCATCGGCATTTCGTACAAGTGAAAGAGAAACCTTCGATATACAGGGGCAATACAGGCTTAACGAGCTTGAAGTCAATATGGGTGAAGATGATTTTGGCGATTCAACAGCTAATCTTGGAATAGGTACATTTATGAATCACGCGAGAAATTATTTGGATGCATCTGTTTTCAATTTAGAACATAAAGGTTCAAAAATAGGTGAGAAGCTTATACAGTACTGGGGTTTGAAATTTCAGCAGGAAGAAATAAATGATAAGATCAGCGAATGGGAAATGCTTGACTCTGCCGGATATTCGATACCTTATTCACAAGATTCTGTAGGATATACCAATCCTGATATTCAACCCTATTCTTCACTCGAGATGAGGAATGTTGTAAAATCGGTGAACGATATTTTATCGCGTCGTTATTCGGGATATTATGAGCAGAAATGGTTTCTTGATTCAGATAGTTCATCTTATTCGCTTACTGCCGGTTTACGTGGTAATTATTGGGATTTCAACGAACAATTTATTTTAAGTCCGCGTGCTGCATTCTCATATAAACCCAACTGGGAGCATGATGTGATTTTCCGTTTTTCAACAGGTTATTATAGCCAGCCTCCATTCTATCGTGAATTGCGCGATATGGAAGGAGAGGTGCATAAAGAAGTGAAAGCGCAAACATCCATACATTTTGTTTTGTCAGGGACTTTAAATTTTTTGGCATGGAATCGTCCGTTTAAATATACTTCGGAAATGTATTATAAAATTCTCGACAACCTTATTCCTTACACTGTTGATAATGTAAGAATACGATACTTGCCTGAGTATACAGCGCATGGTTTTGCAACAGGTATTGATATGAAAGTAAATGGTGAATTTGTGAAAGGTGTTGAATCGTGGGCGAGCTTGTCGGTAATGAAAACGATGGAAGATATTAAAGGCGATTACTATTATGAATATTACAATAAAAGTGGAGAACTGATTATATCAGGACAAACAAATGACCAGGCTGTAGCTGACAGCGCCCGCATTGAACCGGGCTATATTCCGCGTCCTACCGATCAGCGTGTTACATTTGGTTTGTTTTTCCAGGATTATCTTCCCAAGAACCCTACTTATAAGATGCATCTTAGTTTGCTTTTTGGAAGCAGTCTTCCGTTTGGACCTCCTTCTGTTGAGAAATATAAAGACACTTTGCGTATTCCTGCATACAGGCGTGTTGATATAGGATTTTCGAAGCAATTAAAAGGTGAAGGAAAAATACTTAAGCCAAATAATCCTTTTCGTTTTTTCAAATCTATTTGGTTAACCCTGGAAGTGTTTAATCTTTTACAAGTCAATAATACCATATCATATATTTGGATCAGGGCTGTTGATGAAAAACAATATCCTGTTCCAAATTATTTAACTCCCCGACAGCTTAATTTACGGCTGGTTGCGCAATTCTGA
- the gdhA gene encoding NADP-specific glutamate dehydrogenase, producing MDPKVKQFMDKVVAKNPSETEFHQAVMEVVETLIPYIEENPKYKDAKVLERMVEPERVILFRIPWIDDKGEFQINKGFRIEMNSAIGPYKGGMRFHPTVNLGVLKFLAFEQVFKNSLTTLPMGGGKGGSDFDPKGKSDNEVMRFCQSLMTELSRHIGPDTDVPAGDIGVGGREIGFMFGQYKRIRNEFTGVLTGKGLEWGGSLIRPEATGYGNVYFAQEMLSSINEGFKGKTVVISGSGNVAQYATEKATQLGGKVVTLSDSNGFIYDKNGIDAEKLAYVMQLKNVKRGRIEEYAKKYGCEYVAGKTPWGIKCDIALPCATQNEVNGEDAITLIKNKCICVSEGANMPTTPEGAEVFLQNKILYGPGKAANAGGVATSGLEMSQNSMRLSWTREKVDQELHTIMVNIHKTCLKFGKEGEFNNYVKGANIGGFVKVADAMIAQGLV from the coding sequence ATGGACCCAAAAGTTAAACAATTCATGGACAAGGTTGTAGCCAAGAACCCTAGCGAAACCGAATTTCACCAGGCAGTTATGGAAGTAGTAGAAACGCTTATTCCATACATCGAAGAAAATCCAAAGTATAAAGATGCTAAAGTTTTGGAACGAATGGTTGAACCGGAAAGAGTTATTTTATTCAGAATACCCTGGATTGACGATAAAGGTGAATTCCAGATCAATAAAGGATTTCGCATTGAAATGAACAGCGCAATAGGACCTTATAAAGGAGGTATGCGTTTTCACCCTACAGTAAACTTAGGTGTTTTGAAATTCCTAGCTTTTGAACAGGTTTTCAAAAACAGTTTAACAACGCTTCCTATGGGTGGTGGCAAAGGTGGATCGGATTTCGATCCTAAAGGAAAATCAGACAATGAAGTGATGCGTTTCTGCCAGAGCTTAATGACCGAGCTTAGCCGTCATATAGGACCTGACACTGACGTTCCTGCTGGTGATATTGGTGTTGGCGGACGTGAAATTGGTTTTATGTTCGGACAATACAAAAGAATTCGCAATGAATTTACCGGCGTTCTTACCGGAAAAGGTTTAGAATGGGGCGGCTCACTGATACGCCCGGAAGCTACCGGTTACGGCAATGTTTACTTTGCCCAGGAAATGCTTTCTTCAATTAACGAAGGATTTAAAGGAAAAACTGTTGTTATATCAGGTTCGGGAAATGTTGCCCAATATGCTACTGAAAAAGCCACTCAACTCGGCGGTAAAGTTGTAACATTATCTGATTCTAATGGATTCATCTATGACAAAAACGGTATTGATGCTGAAAAATTAGCTTATGTAATGCAACTTAAAAATGTTAAAAGAGGTCGCATAGAAGAATACGCTAAGAAATACGGCTGTGAATATGTTGCAGGAAAAACGCCCTGGGGTATTAAATGCGACATTGCATTGCCATGCGCTACTCAAAACGAAGTTAATGGTGAGGATGCAATAACTCTTATTAAAAATAAATGTATATGCGTTAGTGAAGGCGCTAATATGCCTACTACCCCGGAAGGCGCTGAAGTATTCCTCCAGAATAAAATTCTTTACGGTCCCGGAAAAGCTGCCAATGCAGGTGGTGTAGCAACATCAGGATTGGAAATGAGCCAGAATTCAATGAGGCTAAGCTGGACAAGAGAAAAAGTTGACCAGGAATTACATACTATCATGGTTAACATTCACAAAACGTGTTTGAAATTCGGCAAAGAAGGCGAGTTTAACAATTATGTAAAAGGAGCTAATATCGGCGGTTTCGTAAAAGTTGCCGATGCCATGATCGCTCAAGGACTGGTTTAG